Proteins from one uncultured Cohaesibacter sp. genomic window:
- a CDS encoding EAL domain-containing protein, with amino-acid sequence MIGILFEKALDFYGASAKRNSAELIRAQYQICTRQLPLVYTILLSSIWGVALTSRAVAPAWLVYGTPVIFTFVFTARIHHWFNARSEFETVERCRRAMAQIKLLGAALPMFFTAWALSLFEYGDHVIRVNIAYFMAISGICIVVFMMHLRIAAYQVALFVYIPLVIRLLLTGDSALVTMGVNLLIAAVLLVVVVYVQSRHFRNAVKSEVALQRASEHNRTLANLDSLTSLPNRRLFFDNLNREIALAQENSRRLAVGILDLDGFKAVNDLHGHTIGDLLLQHVAERLKRLVGGDVLVSRLGGDEFALLIKTRNSDAELLLLGEQICAVLRTPFLIEEGRISISASVGYAVYPDVAKTAHDLYECADYALYQNKRNNRGCPSLFAKEQATELEQRGLIEQAIRSANLDKELSVYFQPIVEVSSGRIAAFEALARWHSPQVGQVAPSVFIPIAEQSGRICEITHTLLAKALSEAANWPHEIKLSFNLSALDVSAAERTLKLASIVMRSDVDPRRIDFEITETAAMGRESEVQASIADLRVLGCGISLDDFGTGFSSLSQLHALPLTTIKIDRSFVSELDKNQAGYKIVKSLLSLSRDMGVECIVEGVETNAELDMIKRLGGRLVQGYLWSAPVPAEQVGVLIAKHEQTCLFLAPMERAKGQERAPLS; translated from the coding sequence TTGATAGGCATCCTTTTTGAAAAAGCTCTGGATTTCTATGGGGCCAGTGCGAAAAGAAACAGCGCCGAACTGATAAGGGCGCAATACCAGATCTGCACTCGCCAGTTGCCGCTGGTTTATACGATATTGCTGAGCAGCATTTGGGGCGTGGCTCTGACAAGCAGGGCTGTGGCTCCCGCCTGGCTGGTTTATGGCACGCCGGTCATTTTCACCTTTGTCTTCACAGCCCGCATTCATCACTGGTTCAACGCTCGCTCCGAGTTTGAGACCGTGGAACGCTGCAGACGGGCCATGGCGCAGATCAAGCTTCTCGGCGCGGCCCTCCCTATGTTTTTTACGGCTTGGGCCTTGTCCCTGTTTGAATATGGTGACCATGTCATTCGGGTCAACATCGCTTACTTCATGGCGATTTCGGGCATCTGCATTGTCGTTTTCATGATGCATTTGCGGATAGCCGCCTATCAGGTGGCATTGTTCGTCTATATCCCGCTGGTCATCCGCTTGTTACTGACCGGAGACAGCGCCTTAGTGACGATGGGTGTCAACCTGCTGATCGCTGCTGTTTTGCTGGTGGTGGTGGTCTATGTCCAGTCCCGCCATTTTCGCAATGCCGTGAAGTCTGAAGTTGCCCTGCAACGGGCCAGTGAGCATAACCGGACGCTGGCCAATCTCGATAGTCTCACCAGCCTGCCAAACCGGCGTCTGTTTTTTGACAATCTCAATAGGGAGATCGCTCTTGCGCAAGAGAATAGCCGGCGGCTGGCTGTCGGCATTCTGGATCTGGATGGCTTCAAGGCTGTAAATGATCTGCACGGGCACACTATAGGTGATCTGTTACTACAGCATGTGGCGGAGAGGCTCAAAAGGCTGGTCGGAGGCGATGTATTGGTGTCTCGTCTCGGCGGGGATGAATTTGCGTTGCTCATCAAGACACGCAATTCCGACGCTGAATTGCTGCTGCTGGGAGAGCAGATCTGCGCTGTACTGCGCACACCTTTCCTTATCGAAGAGGGGCGCATCAGCATTTCCGCTTCGGTCGGCTATGCGGTCTATCCAGACGTTGCCAAGACAGCGCACGACCTTTATGAATGCGCCGACTATGCCCTCTACCAGAACAAGAGAAACAACAGGGGCTGCCCCAGCCTGTTCGCCAAAGAACAGGCCACAGAGCTGGAGCAACGCGGCCTGATCGAGCAAGCCATTCGCTCGGCAAATCTGGACAAGGAACTCAGCGTCTATTTCCAGCCCATCGTCGAAGTATCTTCAGGTCGTATCGCGGCCTTTGAGGCCTTGGCCCGTTGGCACAGTCCGCAGGTTGGTCAAGTTGCCCCTTCGGTCTTCATTCCCATTGCAGAACAAAGTGGCCGGATTTGCGAAATCACCCATACCCTGCTGGCTAAAGCCTTGTCAGAAGCAGCTAACTGGCCGCATGAGATCAAGCTTTCCTTCAACCTCTCCGCCCTTGATGTGAGCGCAGCAGAGCGCACCTTGAAGTTGGCCTCCATTGTCATGCGCAGTGATGTTGATCCACGCCGGATTGATTTTGAAATCACCGAAACCGCCGCCATGGGCCGGGAGAGTGAAGTACAAGCTTCTATCGCGGATCTCAGGGTGCTTGGCTGCGGCATTTCACTGGATGATTTTGGCACCGGTTTTTCGAGCCTGAGCCAGTTGCACGCCTTGCCGCTAACGACGATCAAGATCGACCGGAGTTTTGTGAGCGAGCTGGACAAGAATCAAGCTGGCTACAAGATTGTCAAATCCCTGCTTTCGCTCAGCCGCGACATGGGCGTGGAATGCATTGTTGAAGGCGTGGAAACAAATGCGGAGCTGGATATGATCAAACGGCTCGGTGGGCGGCTTGTGCAGGGCTATCTCTGGTCTGCGCCGGTTCCAGCTGAACAGGTCGGCGTTCTGATTGCCAAGCATGAACAAACATGCCTGTTCCTCGCCCCCATGGAGCGGGCAAAAGGACAGGAGAGGGCTCCCCTGTCCTGA
- a CDS encoding M20 aminoacylase family protein produces MDQSNDFASLSDFEDKKEEMAANRQHIHQHPELSHQESETAAFVAGKLKDWGYEVAENVGGHGIVARLKVGEGSKSIAIRADMDALPIDEETGLAYASQNEGVMHACGHDGHTAVLMGAAEYLARTKKFNGTVNLIFQPAEESPVKSGAEKMIEDGLLERFPFDCIYGLHNHPGAPVGQIMLRDGPAMAGADMIDITVRGKGGHGARPQETVDPVVTACHIAIGLQTIVSRNIDPFQPAVITIGAIHGGNAPNVIPEEVVMRVTLRTFDQTVRDHAKKRIIEMSQSIAEGFGATARVDIPHGLPVVVNSTKEMEFAKEVALELVGEEGIAEFPISSGSEDFAHYLAHKPGCFIRVGNGEESAALHNPKFNFSDEMLPVGAALWARLVERYLHA; encoded by the coding sequence ATGGATCAGAGCAACGATTTTGCTTCCCTTTCTGATTTTGAAGACAAAAAAGAAGAGATGGCTGCCAACCGGCAGCATATTCACCAGCATCCCGAACTGTCCCATCAGGAATCCGAAACCGCAGCCTTTGTGGCTGGCAAACTCAAGGACTGGGGCTATGAGGTTGCCGAAAATGTTGGCGGACACGGCATCGTGGCGCGGCTCAAAGTAGGGGAAGGCAGCAAGAGCATTGCGATTCGCGCCGATATGGATGCCCTGCCGATTGACGAAGAAACCGGCCTTGCCTATGCCAGCCAGAATGAAGGCGTCATGCATGCCTGCGGCCATGATGGCCATACGGCTGTGCTGATGGGTGCGGCAGAATATCTCGCTCGCACCAAGAAATTCAACGGCACCGTCAATCTCATTTTCCAGCCCGCCGAGGAAAGCCCGGTCAAAAGTGGCGCGGAAAAGATGATCGAAGACGGCCTTCTGGAACGCTTTCCGTTTGACTGCATCTATGGCCTGCATAACCATCCTGGCGCTCCGGTCGGGCAGATCATGCTGCGCGATGGACCGGCCATGGCCGGTGCCGACATGATCGACATCACCGTGCGCGGCAAAGGCGGCCATGGCGCTCGCCCTCAGGAAACCGTTGATCCGGTGGTGACCGCATGCCATATCGCCATTGGCCTGCAGACGATCGTGTCGCGCAATATCGATCCCTTCCAGCCTGCCGTTATCACCATCGGCGCGATCCATGGTGGCAATGCTCCGAACGTCATTCCCGAAGAAGTCGTGATGCGCGTCACTTTGCGCACATTTGACCAGACCGTTCGCGACCATGCCAAAAAGCGCATTATCGAAATGTCTCAGTCCATTGCGGAAGGGTTCGGGGCCACAGCAAGAGTGGATATTCCACACGGGCTTCCGGTGGTCGTCAACTCCACCAAGGAAATGGAATTTGCCAAGGAAGTGGCGCTGGAGCTGGTTGGAGAAGAAGGTATTGCCGAATTCCCGATCAGTTCGGGCAGCGAAGACTTCGCCCACTATCTGGCACACAAGCCGGGCTGCTTCATTCGCGTGGGCAATGGGGAAGAGTCAGCGGCTCTGCATAATCCGAAATTCAATTTCTCAGATGAGATGTTGCCGGTCGGAGCCGCGCTCTGGGCACGTCTGGTTGAGCGGTATTTGCACGCCTGA
- a CDS encoding 5'-nucleotidase C-terminal domain-containing protein, with product MSNKDVNAHTSLSRRSLLLGSAAIATSAAFSPMLTFRANAAPMAGELQLVPTTPNPNGIIDKLFLLKGDPLSGPIKTIVAEDGCPVPAPVLQEGERRVLRVLHFNDMHNHITDLHGKKGDTHRLAQMVKLVKEARANAAENEAVLFVSAGDDHTGSIFDELMGWAPEDFVADASYRAYSAAGVEIAALGNHEFDRGAELLKKGKDTDATFPLLSANVHSSGYMKRDEDYTAAAVADINGLRVGLIGLTTNIDTRVGQPNDPTLAVDRPVTALANLLPAVSEISDVVVILSHCGYGIGQHKSGKAATARDIGDGDFAIAKIASELSEKPIVVVGGHTHTKLNETGIDETNLKDGVLITQALAHGKFLGDIAISIAAHQGRKDWYNSVSLHPIKASDKRVASDDPKYTSLQQEGDWDATFEQTVVGPLLKQLDSKLAETIGTVEADTLGRDVTIASRYIGESALGNFMNDAVVARSETFPGGKVDFALFNATGLSAGVEKGPLSFKAWYDVMPYADAIHVATMTGAQLRDMLNNNAVRLLRPEEVEGIDLNGFVSRGFLHFSSGIRYDIALGADAKSAKAVNITLNGQPIDEVLDKKFTLAINSYIAFGAYGETWNGKPISGGVAGDIPSFDLRKLDYDHTGLVYRNEVIAFIRDQKVITEENGAKLDGRLAVTA from the coding sequence ATGTCCAACAAAGACGTCAATGCTCACACGAGCCTGTCACGCCGCTCCCTGCTGCTCGGCAGTGCCGCCATTGCCACGAGCGCCGCATTTTCTCCCATGCTGACCTTCCGCGCCAATGCCGCCCCCATGGCTGGCGAGTTGCAGCTGGTCCCCACCACGCCCAATCCGAACGGCATCATCGACAAGCTCTTCCTTTTGAAAGGCGATCCGCTCAGCGGTCCGATCAAAACCATCGTAGCCGAAGATGGCTGCCCCGTTCCGGCCCCCGTTCTCCAAGAAGGCGAACGCCGTGTGCTGCGTGTTTTGCATTTCAACGACATGCACAACCACATCACCGACCTGCACGGCAAGAAGGGCGACACCCACCGTCTTGCGCAGATGGTCAAGCTGGTCAAGGAAGCCCGCGCCAACGCAGCCGAGAATGAGGCTGTGCTGTTTGTTTCCGCAGGGGATGACCACACCGGCTCGATCTTTGACGAGTTGATGGGCTGGGCCCCAGAAGACTTTGTTGCTGATGCCAGCTATCGTGCCTATAGCGCCGCCGGTGTCGAAATCGCAGCACTGGGCAACCATGAATTCGACCGTGGCGCCGAGTTGCTCAAAAAGGGCAAGGACACGGACGCAACCTTCCCGCTGCTTTCCGCCAACGTGCATTCTTCGGGCTATATGAAGCGTGATGAAGACTACACCGCCGCAGCTGTTGCCGACATCAATGGTTTGCGCGTCGGGCTCATTGGCCTCACCACCAACATCGACACTCGCGTCGGCCAGCCGAACGACCCGACCCTTGCGGTGGATCGTCCGGTGACGGCGCTCGCCAACCTGCTGCCAGCCGTCTCCGAAATCTCCGATGTGGTCGTTATCCTTTCTCACTGCGGCTATGGTATCGGCCAGCATAAATCCGGCAAGGCCGCCACAGCCCGCGACATTGGTGACGGTGACTTTGCCATTGCCAAGATTGCAAGCGAGCTGAGCGAGAAGCCAATCGTTGTGGTTGGTGGCCATACGCACACCAAGCTCAACGAGACCGGCATTGACGAGACTAACCTCAAGGACGGTGTCCTCATCACTCAGGCTCTGGCCCATGGCAAGTTCCTTGGCGATATAGCCATTTCCATTGCCGCCCATCAGGGCCGCAAGGACTGGTACAACTCCGTTTCCCTGCATCCGATCAAAGCCAGCGACAAGCGTGTTGCCAGCGACGATCCGAAATATACTTCCCTGCAACAGGAAGGCGACTGGGATGCCACGTTCGAGCAAACAGTGGTTGGCCCGCTGCTCAAGCAGCTCGACAGCAAGCTGGCCGAGACCATCGGTACGGTAGAAGCGGATACCCTTGGCCGTGATGTCACCATCGCCAGCCGCTATATCGGCGAAAGCGCCCTTGGCAACTTCATGAATGATGCCGTGGTGGCGCGCTCGGAAACCTTCCCCGGCGGCAAGGTCGATTTTGCTCTCTTCAATGCAACGGGCCTATCGGCCGGCGTGGAAAAAGGACCATTGTCCTTCAAGGCATGGTATGACGTGATGCCTTATGCCGACGCCATTCATGTGGCCACCATGACCGGTGCCCAGCTGCGCGACATGCTCAACAACAATGCGGTGCGCCTGTTGCGCCCGGAAGAGGTCGAAGGGATTGATCTGAATGGCTTCGTCTCGCGCGGCTTCCTGCATTTTTCTTCGGGCATTCGCTATGACATCGCTCTGGGCGCAGATGCCAAATCCGCAAAGGCCGTCAATATCACGCTCAATGGTCAGCCGATCGACGAGGTTCTGGACAAAAAATTCACCCTCGCGATCAACAGCTACATTGCCTTTGGTGCCTATGGTGAAACCTGGAATGGCAAACCGATTTCCGGTGGTGTTGCAGGTGACATCCCGAGCTTTGATCTGCGCAAGCTGGACTATGACCATACCGGTCTTGTCTATCGCAACGAGGTAATTGCCTTCATTCGCGATCAGAAAGTGATCACCGAAGAGAATGGCGCCAAGCTTGATGGCCGTCTGGCAGTGACGGCCTGA